AGGACATCAGACGTCAATTGGCATAGCTATGGGGGCTTGAGCCTTGAGTTCCTCAGCTTATTGAAAAACTGAAGGCACTCGTCTAGCGAAGATCAAAAGTGAGTCTTGGTAACAAAAAAACGATTTTGCTTGGGCTCAGTCTCTTGAGATTGTGTTTTTCTCAGTGGATGCATTCTCGACCGTACAATCATCTTTGAGATTGTgtttttctcagtcgacgcTTTCTTGACCGTACGATTTTGGATGCACATGATCGGTCGACTGAGAATTTGTGTTTCTCAATCAACTGAGCGGTAGGCggaccaaaaaaaaagatcaaaattGAGTGACAATTCCTCACAATATAACACAAATGGTCAATTAGGCATAGTTTTTTCCTAGGTAAAAACTAGGCATAGTTGTGCAATGCGCTGCAACGTTATGCTTCTACGCCAATAGGGACCTTGTGAGTTCAAAAAATTTACTCAAAATTTAATCTGAGATTTGAGAGTTGGTATAGGAGCAAGACATATGTGGGATCCCGTAGCAAAACGCAGCCCGGACCTAACTAATCTTGAAGTTTCATGATTCTATCTTTTATAGGTGTTGCGTGCGTGCACGACCATATCTTTTATAGGTGTTTgtgagagaaagaagaagagggttTGTCACTTTGTTGTGCGAAAACGACAAACCCTCATGATATCAATCTACCTCTCCGCGCAAGACACTTTGGTGGAAATCGAGTTTTACTACCCTCCTCTGGTAGTGGTAAACTAGTGGGCATGCATATCTGCCCGGACGTTTAGGCAACGGCAACGAACAGATCAGAGAATGAGTCATCCTGGCTAATGAAAAACGGATGAAAGCGAAGGCTCGCAGAATTTTTGAGAGGTCGGAGAAAAACAGGCGCCCGTGCACGTCATCCCGGGGCGCAAAATTTCTCCAAAAGGCGCTTCATTAGTTGGATTAAAAAGTGGGCGGAGCAATTCATGGGGACGACGACTCGCGGCGAGAGCGGGAGCAGTTGGTAACTTGGTACGAACCGATCGATCGGCAGGCCGGTGGTGAAGGAGCGCTGCATGTGGCGTACGTTACGTGAGGCTGAGAATGATAGCACCGGCACAACGGGCAGCACAGCACGCTGCTGGGCTGGGTCGTGCGCGTCTCGATCGGGCGctggcggccggccggccatgcTGCCACTGTCTCTGTCTCTCGCTGAAAACTTCAAGGCCTCCGCTGCGCTCCCAGTGGACGTCGCTCGGCTACATCGATTCCCATGCCCATGCGCCGCGGGCTAGCTAGAGTCCGTCGTCCACATGCCCCGAATTGATTCCCCTtacatgcatgcgtgcgtCAGGTCACGACTTGCCATTTATCAGCGTCACGTCCCAGGACGCGCCGGCCCGCGTTTAGTCTAGTGGACGCAGGCACACATCTTGGTCTTGGGCTCTGGGCACTTCACTCGCTTCCTCGTGTGAAGCTTTATAGTATCCTCTAGCTACGGCACGAACGATACAAACAGAGCGTCGTCGTCGTACTACTACAGCTAGAAGAAGAAACATTTGAAGCGCGGGCGAGAGAGGACATATGGGGACGGAGGAAGCTATGACGAGGAGCGGGAAGACGAAGGCGCCACCATCGtccctgccgccggcgccggcgcctgcgcTCTTCCTTGTCCGCACGCGGCCGCGTAATACGACGGCGACGAGCAAGGTGATGGGCGTCGACTGCTCCCCGAGCCCGAGGCGCccgtccacgccgccgctccggtCGCGGGTCACGGTGCCCTTCCTCTGGGAGGACGCGCCCGGGAAGCCCAAGCTGCGAAGACCGGCTCCTCAGCTGGTCTTCCcttccgctgccgccgcgagCCCAGCGCTTGTCCGTGACCACGAGGGCGGGGCCGCCGTGCCTCTGAAGCTGCCCCCGCGGCTCCAGACGGCGGCTGAGTACTCGGTTGTTTCGTCCCCcagcacggtgctgcacgGCCCGTACTTGGGCGGCAAGACGAagccgccgaggccgaggccgctGAGGAGGAGCGAGAGCGCGGCGAGCCGGCTGCTTTCTTGGCGGAAGGCTGCGGCTGCCTCCAAGTCCAAGAAAGGCGGCCACGATCACGACGCTCCCGACGCGTCGTGCTGTTCGCCGCCGGGGTCGTCGgcttcctcgtcctcgtcctcgtccatGTCATACTTCTTCGATGACCAAAGCCGTAGATCTCACTGGCGGCAACAAGCCGATGCAAGGGAGGAGTCggaggacggcgaggaggacggcggTGCGGCCCAGGGGTCGGTGAGGATCACCAGGTTCAGGAGGAACAGCAGCCTTCCCAATATCACCACATCGCGTCTCTGGGTAAGTTTTGAGTCTCCCGTTTCATCCCCTGTCAGACTCCCCCGTTTCCTCTGTTTTTCATGCCTTGCTCTGTTTTGCTTACAACTGAACCTCATATACTTATGCATGCATACAAAACAGCCTATTTGATCAAGTAAATTTTCAAGGTTTTTCCCCCTCAAATTAGTTACATGGATCATCTCGTGCCCGTGGCACATTTACGGTTTTGCCATCAAATAGCAAAGCGAAAACGGTAGTCATCCTGAATTACTGGATCGGATGAAATAAAAGAACGAAATTTCTATGATCCACATGAGCTACTGTTACACTTCGCTCGGGCTCAGAGCGGACGTATAGTCGGTAGCGTGTAGTAATACACGACAGAGGATTTGTGCTGCTGGTTCAAACTACACTTCCTATCTCCTGAGTATGTACTtcttccgtcccataatttctgtctcaaatttgtccaaatatgaatgtatctatttctgaAAAGCGTcgagatacatgtaatatttcgacaaaaattatgggacggaggaagtaataatTTGTACGGTTTTACTATATCTAAGTCATTTGATtgtagttagagataagttgattgGTCGGTGTCGGATGTACTTTGTACTTTAAGATTTGCAATGGATGATGCAGAGAGAAGTGGATACGGCGCTCAAATAATAATCTGACTCTTGTGATACGCCGATTGAGATTTAagattttttcttaaaaaccaGACTCTGAGTGCCCCAGATGTACTCCCACGGTAAGCCATCTGTATTCTTAATTGAGTTGTCTTGTGAAATTGATGTGGCATGGCGTGGCGTTGAATAAATAGGCTCGATAACATATGCTCCACTGGAAAAGGTTACTGAATATAGCGACAATTTTGTATAGCTATTCAAGAATCTAGAAGACCATAAGTCCAGGGTATATAGACCTGAAAGGCTAAAACTAACTGAAGTTTTATTTGCGCACAACATATGCAAGGCATTTAATTGTGGAAATGTATTTGTTGGCAGGCCAGCGTCCGCAAGGGCGTCAAGCAGATTAACCCATGGAGCTAAAAAGTAGAAGAAAAGCGCGCATGAGCTTCGCAGTACTTGTGCCTGACAAATCAAGTGACGCTACAAAAGCAAGTGCTGCATTGCCTGAAAGAATTTCGAGTATCTTGTGTACATCTAACGGAATAAAGCTGGCAGTGATGTATGCGCGATTACATGCATGTTTCTATTgcccttttcttttggctCTAGAAATATATCTTCCTTGCCAGGGATGgatcctaaaaaaaatttataaGGAGGGCCAGCACGAAGACTAGAATTATCAGGGGGCCAAAACGTTAAAACACACAACCACTAAGCATACAATAAAGCAGGGACCTAATAGCAATTTCTGGATTTTAAGGGGGGCCAGGGCCCTGTTGGCCCACTGACTCCGCCACTGTTCCTTTCTAATGGAATAGCTCTCAATCCGAAAGGGGAAGGATTTCTCGTCCTCACGGCACGCCACCTCATCATCACCCCGTGTAATTTGCGTTTGTGCTACGCCCGGGGGGCGTTCTCTCCCCAGGATGTTTCGGTTGTCTTGCGCGCCTATATATTGGGGGTGGGGTGGAGATGTTTCTGAGCGTTTTGCCAGATGGCGCTCTGTTGCTTTTAGTTCGCGTGTTGCCACGGTCGCTGGTCCGGGGTCGACGATTTCTACGGGTCCGGTTTCAGGGTAGCGTGGAGGCGTGCCCCGCCCGTGCCACGCGGGTTGCCTCTCCTTGCCGTCGGTGAGTCGACGTCGTCTACCGTTCGGAGTGGGCCACCGTTGGGTACGTGCTTCTGTCTTGCGGGGCCGCGGCGTCTACCGTTCAGAGTGGGCCACCGTTGGCTCTCCCCGTTTTCCGTTTGCGTTGTCAGGTGGTTCTCCGTCGTGAACCGTGGCCGTGTTGTTGTCGGCGTGTCTGTCGTGTGCGCTTTTTATGGAGCCACGGAGTCTTCTTTTTGCACGGCCTGCGTCTCCCATTTGCGCTCTACGGTGGTTCGCCTTTGGGAGCCGCGACAGTGTTGGGTAAGTGCCTCTGTGTGTGCTTTTGACGTTTTACGTGGCGGTGGCGTCTTCATTTTTTGTGAGCCATGTTTCACGTTTGCGTTTTCGGGTGGTTCCCGGTGATTCGCAGGATAACGTGATGTAAAGAGAACTtgaagaaacttcaaacagTGATTGTTGTCATGAGATTTTGGATGCGTACATCTTGTCTGCTGTAATAGATAGTTGTAGGGAGGTGATGTAGTCCCTGATTGCACAGTTCTAGCATCCCTGTGTGCTGTATTGCTTTTCCTTAGAAGTTGTTTGCTGAACGTGGAGGCGGTGCACCCCCAACTACCTACGCCCCCCTTCGTAGTCACATATTtggtttttctctctttttctcttaATTTATCACACTTTAAATTTAATGGGGGATTAGAAGTCTGACCGGCTGACAACTTTTGCTCCTCTCTCTCTACTCTCTTTCTTCCACTTTTAAGTACATTATGCTACATGACATGTTTACAAGTACAAATTTAGTACATTAAGGTATGTGTATTGTACCTTAACATATTTTAAGTACAAATTATTGTACGTGACATGTATCTTAtcagtttttaagtacctcgTGTACATGAGATTATGATACAAATACATCATGTGGTACATGACATGTATCTTAACAGTTTTTAGGTACCTGGACAGATCAAATTATGTACATCATGTACCAAGACAAAATTACAACATAAACATTTATTGAAAACCAGTACCTCGTCATGTACCCATGGTAGATGATGGTACTCAAAATTGCAGTACCTCATCAATCACAGTACCTTTCTAAGTACCTCATCAATCATCTCATTAATCAAAGTACCTCATGGATCAATCAAAATACAAGCACCTCTCAATTCGAAGAGAAACTGCAAgccaaaatcaaaatcaagagCACAGAATCCTTTGTCCACGGCCCATGATGGGGATGCACAAACCGAAACAATACCAAATCCACAGCCCACGATGGGGAAGAATGTACCCGGTCGGCGATGCCCCTGTACATGACCTGCAGCTTCACGCGCTCCACCAACGCCGCCACCCTTGAGGGATTCGGCCTCCCAGCACGCTCCTGCTTCTTTTGTCTGGCGTCCACGAGGAAGCAGAGCAGCGGTACAGCAGCGGCGGAGCGCTCCGAGGCACGCAGGGGCGGTGTGAGGAAACAGCGGCCAACGAGGGCGGGGCAGCAGGCGGTTGGACCGGCAAGGTGCAGCAGCcatgctggcggcggcgctgaggCAGTGGATTCGCGTGAGACTGAAAGCAAgcggaggagagagagaggaaccTGAGACCAACCATCCATCTGTGGAGTACTAATCAGATGGGCAGAGGATTAAGAAAAAAGAGTGTACACGTGGTTGGTGAATACGATGGGTGTAGATAGTGTGGGTGGTACCAGGAGGTTTGGCGTTGTTTGCTGTAAACTACCTAAACTGCTTGGAAGCTTGAAAGTGTAAAGCAAGATCGATATGCATCGTTAGTATTATGTAGTGAACCTCTCTTTTATTTGTGGTGCTCAATGTTGCTGTATAATCATTTCCCTGCAGGGCGACACTTCCCTCTGTTGACTACTTTCGCAGCAACATATTCATGCATAGTGATTTGTGCGTATTAACTATCACCTTAttgttatgaacgcgacaagcaagaacgaagaacgaagaagaaatcacagcacaaggacacacggatttaacgtggaaaaccctctcaaacaacgagagagGAAAACCACAGGCGCCAACCAGCGAAATTTCACTATATGagagtgtttacaacgcctgagagatttcacgaactcaactcgtcccaaaacggcggcttacaaggggtatatatagcaggatCATTAGGGCAAGTCAGATCCGTAACGGGCACActggaagttccggttggaggccggaagttTCGCTAATTCTTGAATATCTGAAAGTTCCGCAGCAAGTTCCGTATTTTCCcgaaaagtaacagagagcaaccggaggttcggccggaagttgggccggaacttccgacACCTGGAATGGTCGGAAGTTGGCCCAACTTCCGGCCCCTGGAATTTGGATCACAATCCAACACTTACTGTCaatctatttatttttcctggGGCACCAACTTCCGGCACAAGTTGGGCCGAAACTTCCAGCCCCCGGAATTTGGATCACAATCCAGCACTTAATGTCaatctatttatttttcctggATGTGCCCCTGGTTAGCTTGATGCTATGGGGCTTATGGTTCATTTACGCATGCtatttttagatatttagGTTTATTGAAGGTGTCACATATTGCTGTAAAGAATATTTGTCCTGCAACACTGAAAACGGAGCAAGCAGGGAGGGTACTGACAAGTGACATGGTTAAAGCAAATGGCCATGAAATTGTTTGACAAGCGAAATTGGTGCACGATAGTGGTGCTTCAAGGACAacagaagtaaaaaaaaggagtaagAGAGGAGGCAAGACAGCAGGAAACTAAGTGCCTAAACTTATCACGAGAAGCCGAGGAAGAACCGGAGACAAATCAAAAACTAAAATGCCACCTGTACTTATCGTGTGAGGGAGATGGTAAAACAAACTCATAAATGTCTGTTTCAAACTGAGCCGGCCCTTTCGTCGCAACAACGGATTCAGGAGTGGTTTTGGTTTTTGATTTGTCTCCGGTTGCGCGGTGCAGTGCATTGACGTTGTGCTGCCCGTTGGCACTACGtacctgttttttttctagaatatatCTCGGTAGGTATATCATGCATTAAAAAAGAAGGCCGCGACGCAGCAAATTGTCAAGTTACAAGATTGCTCAAGCAACATCGACGCAACATCCACAACACCTAAATCACAAAAAAGTTTAGATCCCACAAACAACCCCGCGCCTCCCCAGGCTTCTCCTTCCTGCCCAATTGAGGGCCAGGAACCCAAGCCTGCCTCTGCCAACAAACGAGGCTAACTGCACTACCTACAAGTGAACTAAAACTAGATTTGTCAAGGAACCAAAACCCTTCTATTTTGAGGAAGGGGCCCTGCTGCAACTGCGAGGGAGAGGGGATAATAGAGGGGGAAAATTTGATTATAttccggaaaaaaaacaacaacagaatTTCCCAAAGCTCCAAATTGAATTTCAGTAGTTTGCCGGCCGCGTGGAGTCTGGTTCTAtcccttctttttgtttgttgttacCTTAAGGGTTGGTTCCTCTCACCGATGAAGCCGCAGATACCGAGGACACTAGATTTTGACAAAAACCGGTTGAAAACCAGTCAAATTTcgtcaaaatttaaattcgtttgaatttcaaatttcaaaaaccGGTATACCACCCGATCCGGACCAGACCGGTTTTCCCGGTTACCGTAAAAACCAGTGCGGTTTTGGACCCTGGTTACCTTCACTAAAGGACTTTTTTCTCCCTCCTGTTCTTGGTACACTTCTGCGTACCGATCGTCCAAGTAAACATAACTTCTGCGAGTAGAACTGTGGCAAGAAACCATCATGTCATGTTAACCTAGAATATGCACTACTATTTCTGATACCAGGAGTAGAAACTACTATACTATTTCCAGAGAACTTTTAGAATTTACATGTTGCAATCTGATACCTCCTCTGGGCTCTAGCAGTCTCACAACAGGAGCGAGGCATTAATCTTCatataaaattaaaattgtaAATTCTCAGTTGTTTATTACATGGCCAAATACGGTAAAGTGCCATCTGGATTCCTTCTTGTTGACGATACACAactttccttcaaaaaaattagtgcaaatttgcactatcTAGCATTAACGCCAACAAAAAAAGTCCAGAGGGAATGGTACCCTAGACTTTCTCTTGAGACCAAAGTGTGGATATCTGAACCCCAATTACAAATTAGCATTCCTGCCACCAGAAAAAAAGAGTGTTGTGACTTCAAACTATCAAAACTCACAAATTGGTGACGGAAATGAAATCACTAAAATAAACACAGAGCATTGATCAGAGTTTCCAGTTACAAAAGTTTCGAGAAATGAATGTAATTTCAAGACGAAGTGGTGAACAGTTCACACACAAATACAAAAGTTTGCATCCAAGATGTATAATACTAACACGATGCTGAAATGCCATTAAAAATACAAATGCAAATCACATTAACCTAACCCAACAAATTTTAACCCTAGCCTAACACATCACGTTCCAATTTTATTCGTCACAATGCCAGTACAAAAATTCAATTCACTTACATGCATCTGGGATTTGAATAGAGGCACCTACCAACAAGCTGAACTTTTATTCTAAATCTTCACCAACAGCAGTCATAGTAACCCTACCTCCTGGAAAA
The Brachypodium distachyon strain Bd21 chromosome 2, Brachypodium_distachyon_v3.0, whole genome shotgun sequence genome window above contains:
- the LOC100824180 gene encoding uncharacterized protein At4g00950; translated protein: MGTEEAMTRSGKTKAPPSSLPPAPAPALFLVRTRPRNTTATSKVMGVDCSPSPRRPSTPPLRSRVTVPFLWEDAPGKPKLRRPAPQLVFPSAAAASPALVRDHEGGAAVPLKLPPRLQTAAEYSVVSSPSTVLHGPYLGGKTKPPRPRPLRRSESAASRLLSWRKAAAASKSKKGGHDHDAPDASCCSPPGSSASSSSSSSMSYFFDDQSRRSHWRQQADAREESEDGEEDGGAAQGSVRITRFRRNSSLPNITTSRLWASVRKGVKQINPWS